In Thermus antranikianii DSM 12462, one DNA window encodes the following:
- a CDS encoding glycosyltransferase, translating to MTGDFFFGVLLFLLLRWFTLLYNLLRFPQLLPAPTPPGARVSILVPARNEAENLRRTLPSLLRQGALEVLVLDDGSQDGTAQVAEAVAGGHPGFRLLRGRPLPPGWRGKNWACWQLAQEAKGEVLVFTDADVYWQEGALGGLLAALEGKELVSALPRQEPGKDLGTAGVVPFVMGGLFSFLPHPLLEALRVANGQVLAFSREAYFRLGGHRAVREEILEDVALARKVPGYRLVLGTRLFRVRMYPSYPEAVAGFGKNFLEIHLKNPAVLLGSAFYHLALYTLPWAFGRPELGLLGLGERLLVQVALGGPAWPALLTPLAPLLLLPVYLRALLPGKRWKGRVL from the coding sequence ATGACCGGGGACTTCTTCTTCGGCGTCCTCCTCTTCCTCCTCCTGCGGTGGTTCACCCTCCTCTACAACCTTCTCCGCTTCCCCCAGCTCCTGCCCGCCCCCACCCCCCCTGGGGCCAGGGTCTCCATCCTGGTGCCCGCCCGCAACGAGGCGGAAAACCTAAGGCGCACCCTTCCCTCCCTCCTCCGCCAGGGGGCCCTGGAGGTCCTGGTCCTGGACGACGGCTCCCAGGACGGCACCGCCCAGGTGGCCGAGGCCGTGGCCGGGGGGCACCCGGGCTTCCGCCTCCTCCGGGGCCGCCCCCTCCCCCCGGGCTGGAGGGGGAAGAACTGGGCCTGCTGGCAGCTGGCCCAGGAGGCCAAAGGGGAGGTCCTGGTCTTCACCGACGCCGACGTGTACTGGCAGGAGGGGGCCCTGGGGGGATTGCTGGCGGCCTTGGAGGGAAAGGAACTGGTCTCCGCCCTCCCGCGGCAAGAGCCGGGCAAGGACCTGGGCACGGCCGGGGTGGTGCCCTTCGTCATGGGGGGACTCTTCTCCTTCCTGCCCCATCCCCTTCTGGAAGCCCTGCGGGTGGCCAACGGCCAGGTGCTGGCCTTTTCCCGGGAGGCCTACTTCCGCCTAGGGGGGCACCGGGCGGTGCGGGAGGAGATCCTGGAGGACGTGGCCCTGGCCCGGAAGGTCCCAGGCTACCGCCTGGTCCTGGGCACCCGCCTCTTCCGGGTGCGGATGTACCCCAGCTACCCCGAGGCCGTGGCCGGGTTCGGCAAAAACTTCCTGGAAATCCACCTGAAAAACCCTGCCGTCCTCCTGGGCTCCGCCTTCTACCACCTGGCCCTCTACACCCTGCCCTGGGCCTTTGGCCGGCCGGAGCTGGGGCTTTTGGGCCTGGGGGAGCGCCTCCTGGTGCAGGTGGCCCTGGGGGGTCCTGCGTGGCCCGCCCTCCTCACCCCCCTGGCCCCCCTTCTCCTCTTGCCCGTCTACCTGCGGGCCCTTTTGCCCGGCAAGCGCTGGAAGGGCCGGGTGCTCTAG
- a CDS encoding 1-acyl-sn-glycerol-3-phosphate acyltransferase produces MRLSPERPAARLLRFFVEGLLLLSLKGSLRGVYLRGEVPPGPLVLAMNHHGFYDGHLVWFLGKLRGKPVSLLVAEENLKAFPVLALAGALEAPRVREALRRLGRGEWVAVFPEGEMRYPGPLGPLRPGARWLAERARVPLLPVACRVVLRGFEHPEAFLWAGRPLSPGEDLGEALGGLLARLDALLAQTHPREVPEGFREVLKGRRSLEERVRPLVEALRRV; encoded by the coding sequence ATGAGGCTTTCCCCTGAGCGCCCCGCCGCCCGCCTCCTCAGGTTTTTTGTGGAGGGCCTCCTCCTCCTGAGCCTCAAAGGAAGCCTGCGGGGGGTTTACCTGCGGGGAGAGGTCCCCCCGGGACCCCTGGTGCTGGCCATGAACCACCACGGGTTTTACGACGGCCACCTGGTGTGGTTCTTAGGCAAACTCCGGGGAAAGCCCGTGAGCCTCCTGGTGGCGGAGGAGAACCTGAAGGCCTTTCCCGTGCTGGCCCTGGCGGGGGCCCTCGAGGCCCCCCGGGTACGGGAGGCCCTGAGGCGGCTTGGACGGGGGGAGTGGGTGGCGGTGTTTCCCGAGGGGGAGATGCGCTACCCAGGCCCCTTGGGCCCCCTGCGCCCCGGGGCGAGGTGGCTGGCCGAGCGGGCAAGGGTCCCCCTCCTCCCCGTGGCCTGCCGGGTGGTCCTGAGGGGGTTTGAACACCCCGAGGCCTTCCTCTGGGCAGGAAGGCCCCTGTCCCCCGGGGAGGACCTAGGGGAGGCCCTGGGAGGGCTTCTGGCCCGGCTGGACGCCCTCCTGGCCCAGACCCACCCCCGGGAGGTCCCCGAGGGGTTCCGGGAGGTCCTCAAGGGGCGGCGGAGCCTGGAGGAGCGGGTGCGCCCTCTGGTGGAAGCCCTGAGGCGGGTATGA
- the fni gene encoding type 2 isopentenyl-diphosphate Delta-isomerase yields the protein MSTLERKRKHLEACLQGEVAYQRTTTGLERYRLRYQALAGLALSEVDLTTPFLGKTLKAPFLIGAMTGGEERGEAINLALAEAAEALGVGMMLGSGRIVLERPETLKSFQVRKVAPRVLLIANLGLAQLRRYGRDDLLRLVEMLEADALAFHVNPLQEAVQRGDTDFRGLLERLAELLPLPFPVMVKEVGHGLSREAALALRDLPLAAVDVAGAGGTSWARVEEWVRFGEVRHPELCEIGIPTAEAIQEVRAVLPHLPLIASGGVYTGTEAAKALALGADLVAMARPLLRPALEGPQRVEAFLRDYLEELRVALFAVGACTPKEARGRVYPI from the coding sequence TTGAGCACCCTGGAAAGGAAGCGCAAGCACCTGGAGGCCTGCCTCCAGGGGGAGGTGGCCTACCAGCGCACCACCACGGGGCTGGAGCGCTACCGCCTGCGCTACCAGGCCCTGGCGGGGCTTGCCCTTTCGGAGGTGGACCTCACCACCCCCTTCCTGGGCAAGACCCTGAAGGCCCCCTTCCTCATCGGGGCCATGACCGGGGGGGAGGAGAGGGGAGAAGCGATCAACCTGGCCCTGGCCGAGGCGGCGGAGGCCCTGGGGGTGGGGATGATGCTGGGCTCGGGGCGGATCGTGCTGGAGCGGCCCGAGACCCTAAAGAGCTTCCAGGTGCGCAAGGTGGCCCCCAGGGTCCTCCTCATCGCCAACCTGGGCTTAGCCCAGCTCAGGCGCTACGGGCGGGACGACCTCCTCCGGCTCGTGGAGATGCTGGAGGCGGACGCCCTCGCCTTCCACGTGAACCCCCTCCAGGAGGCGGTGCAGCGGGGGGACACGGACTTCCGGGGCCTTTTGGAGAGGCTCGCCGAACTCCTCCCCCTCCCCTTCCCCGTGATGGTGAAGGAGGTGGGGCACGGCCTCTCCCGGGAGGCGGCCCTGGCCCTACGGGACCTCCCCCTGGCGGCAGTGGACGTGGCCGGGGCCGGAGGGACCAGCTGGGCCCGGGTGGAGGAGTGGGTGCGCTTCGGGGAAGTGCGCCACCCGGAGCTCTGCGAGATCGGCATCCCCACGGCGGAGGCCATCCAGGAGGTGCGGGCGGTGCTCCCCCACCTGCCCCTCATCGCCTCGGGGGGGGTCTATACCGGCACGGAGGCCGCCAAGGCCCTGGCGCTGGGGGCCGACCTGGTGGCCATGGCCCGGCCCCTCCTGCGGCCTGCCCTGGAAGGCCCCCAAAGGGTGGAGGCCTTCCTACGCGACTACCTGGAGGAGCTCAGGGTGGCCCTTTTTGCCGTGGGGGCCTGCACGCCTAAAGAGGCCCGGGGAAGGGTTTACCCCATCTAG
- a CDS encoding YbgA family protein gives MGPSWPKPRLVVSACLGFAAVRYSGELIPDKVVAALREHVDFLPVCPEVEIGLGVPRPVVRLVRGEGGVRMVQPQTGEDLTQAMEAFSRGFLAGLPPVEGFILKNRSPSCALKDARVYAHAQGGGTVGRGPGLFTQAVERAFPLLPKEDEGRLTSARVRAHFFTRIFGLARLRQVEDLPGLQAFHARYKLLLMAYHQSEARALGRLLAESRGRPLEEVRRAYEEGFLRATRLPFRLGAMADAFLHAFGYFKKGLSPREKAHFLELLSAFREERLPLEAPLALLQSWALRFGEGYLEAQALFAPYPRALMDLKTS, from the coding sequence ATGGGCCCTTCTTGGCCCAAGCCTCGCCTCGTGGTGAGCGCCTGCTTGGGGTTCGCCGCCGTGCGCTATTCCGGGGAGCTCATCCCCGACAAGGTGGTGGCGGCCCTTAGGGAGCACGTGGACTTCCTCCCCGTCTGCCCCGAGGTGGAGATCGGCCTCGGGGTGCCGAGGCCGGTGGTGCGCCTGGTGCGGGGGGAAGGGGGGGTGCGCATGGTACAGCCCCAGACCGGCGAGGACCTCACCCAGGCCATGGAGGCCTTCAGCCGGGGGTTTCTGGCCGGGCTTCCCCCCGTGGAGGGGTTTATCCTCAAGAACCGCTCCCCCTCCTGCGCCCTAAAAGACGCCCGGGTCTATGCCCACGCCCAGGGGGGCGGGACGGTGGGGCGGGGCCCAGGCCTCTTCACCCAGGCGGTGGAAAGGGCCTTCCCCCTCCTCCCCAAGGAGGACGAGGGAAGGCTTACCAGCGCCCGCGTGCGCGCCCACTTCTTCACCCGCATCTTCGGCCTGGCCCGGCTGAGGCAGGTGGAGGACCTCCCGGGCCTCCAGGCCTTCCACGCCCGCTACAAGCTCCTCCTCATGGCCTACCACCAGAGCGAGGCCCGGGCCCTGGGCCGGCTCCTGGCCGAATCCAGGGGCAGGCCCCTGGAGGAGGTGAGGCGGGCCTACGAGGAGGGGTTCCTCCGGGCTACCCGGCTCCCCTTCCGCCTGGGGGCCATGGCCGATGCCTTCCTGCACGCCTTTGGCTACTTCAAGAAGGGGCTTTCCCCTAGGGAGAAGGCCCACTTTCTGGAGCTTCTTTCCGCCTTCCGGGAGGAACGCCTTCCCCTCGAGGCCCCCCTCGCCCTCCTCCAGTCCTGGGCCCTGCGCTTCGGGGAGGGCTACCTGGAGGCCCAGGCCCTCTTCGCCCCTTACCCCAGGGCCCTCATGGACCTCAAGACCTCCTAG
- a CDS encoding cytochrome P450: MTATLDLKAALPQLRRLREAPLEVLLAWGKGHARLRLPVPGMPLFLVFDPEGVERVLLGEENKATFQYRELSRLTGRGLLTDWGEGWKRARRALKDPFLPRAVAGYRKAWEEEARAFFGAWKEGERRDLDKEMLHLSLRLLGQALWQRPLPEALAERALSALERIIARTQNPLARLDLLGEWRFQKDKGALEKEAEALLQVPPLSALPRPRAMAEAKTLLVAGHETVASALTWSLFLLSRRPDWQGLVAQSFPHALAAFQEALRLYPPAWILTRRAETPLDLGGDRVPRGATVVLSPYVTQRLHFPEGEAFRPERFLEERGTPSGRYFPFGLGKRLCLGRDFALLEGPIVLQAFFRRFRLSPLPEPKVHAGVTLRPEGGLWAPLEAA; this comes from the coding sequence ATGACGGCCACCCTGGACCTGAAAGCCGCTCTCCCCCAGCTCAGACGCCTGCGGGAAGCCCCCCTGGAGGTGCTCTTGGCCTGGGGGAAGGGCCATGCCCGCCTCCGCCTGCCCGTACCCGGGATGCCCCTCTTCCTGGTCTTTGACCCCGAGGGGGTGGAGCGGGTCCTCCTGGGGGAGGAGAACAAGGCCACCTTCCAGTACCGGGAGCTCTCCCGCCTCACGGGGCGGGGCCTCCTCACCGACTGGGGGGAAGGCTGGAAGAGGGCGCGCCGGGCCCTCAAGGACCCCTTCCTTCCCCGGGCGGTGGCGGGGTACCGGAAGGCCTGGGAGGAGGAGGCCAGGGCCTTCTTCGGGGCCTGGAAGGAGGGGGAGCGGCGGGACCTGGACAAGGAGATGCTCCACCTGTCCCTCAGGCTCCTGGGGCAGGCCCTTTGGCAGCGTCCCCTCCCCGAGGCCCTGGCCGAGCGGGCCCTTTCCGCCTTGGAAAGGATCATCGCCCGCACGCAAAACCCCCTGGCCCGGCTGGACCTCCTGGGGGAGTGGCGCTTCCAGAAGGACAAGGGGGCCCTGGAGAAGGAGGCCGAGGCCCTCCTCCAGGTCCCCCCCCTCTCCGCCCTGCCCCGGCCAAGGGCCATGGCCGAGGCCAAGACCCTGCTGGTGGCCGGGCACGAGACCGTGGCCAGCGCCCTCACCTGGAGCCTCTTCCTCCTCTCCCGCAGGCCGGACTGGCAGGGGTTGGTGGCCCAAAGCTTCCCCCACGCCTTGGCCGCCTTCCAGGAGGCCCTCAGGCTCTACCCCCCGGCCTGGATCCTCACCCGCAGGGCCGAGACCCCCCTGGACCTGGGGGGAGACCGGGTCCCCCGGGGGGCCACGGTGGTCCTCTCCCCCTACGTGACCCAGCGGCTCCACTTCCCCGAGGGGGAGGCCTTCCGGCCCGAGCGCTTCCTGGAGGAGAGGGGAACCCCGTCAGGGCGCTACTTCCCCTTCGGCCTGGGGAAAAGGCTCTGCCTGGGGCGGGACTTCGCCCTCTTGGAGGGGCCCATCGTGCTTCAGGCCTTCTTCCGGCGCTTCCGCCTCTCTCCCCTCCCCGAGCCCAAGGTGCACGCCGGGGTCACCCTCAGGCCCGAGGGGGGCCTTTGGGCCCCACTGGAGGCCGCATGA
- a CDS encoding DUF72 domain-containing protein, which translates to MAEVRVGTASWTDPTLLASGWYPPEARNDPEKRLRHYARFFDTVEVDSTFYALPRLEVVRKWAERTPEGFLIHVKAFSAFTGHGLEANALPKDLRSLLPRQEGHLAQREVPKEVVEEAWNRFFAAIQPLREAHKLGYLHFGLPPWTEPKPRSFRYLERLAERTQGYWVAVEFRNPKWYVAWGFVRRELERLGLIHVSVDAPLHPEAPPRVLEPTHPVAVLRCHGRNAESWKGPHQKPYERFNWRYSEEELQDLAQATQALAERAEQVFVIFNNNYGTQGVEAALGLKRLLGLGPPPWAGEASLL; encoded by the coding sequence GTGGCGGAAGTCCGCGTGGGCACGGCAAGCTGGACCGACCCCACCCTCCTCGCCTCCGGCTGGTACCCCCCCGAGGCGAGAAATGACCCAGAAAAGCGCCTCCGCCACTACGCCCGTTTCTTTGACACCGTGGAGGTGGACAGCACCTTCTACGCCCTGCCCCGCCTCGAGGTGGTGCGGAAGTGGGCGGAGAGGACCCCCGAGGGCTTCCTTATCCACGTCAAGGCCTTCTCCGCCTTCACCGGCCACGGCCTCGAGGCGAACGCCCTCCCCAAGGACCTCCGATCCCTTCTTCCCCGGCAAGAAGGCCACCTGGCCCAGCGGGAGGTTCCCAAGGAAGTGGTGGAGGAAGCCTGGAACCGCTTTTTCGCCGCTATACAGCCTCTCAGGGAAGCGCACAAACTGGGTTACCTGCATTTCGGCCTCCCTCCCTGGACCGAACCCAAGCCCCGAAGCTTTCGCTACCTGGAGCGCCTGGCGGAGAGGACCCAGGGCTACTGGGTGGCGGTGGAGTTTCGCAACCCCAAGTGGTATGTGGCCTGGGGATTCGTGCGCAGGGAGCTGGAACGACTTGGCCTCATCCACGTGAGCGTGGATGCCCCACTCCATCCCGAGGCCCCACCCCGGGTCCTGGAACCCACCCACCCCGTGGCGGTGCTTCGATGCCACGGAAGAAACGCAGAGTCCTGGAAAGGCCCTCACCAAAAGCCCTACGAGCGCTTCAACTGGCGTTACTCAGAGGAGGAGCTTCAAGACCTGGCCCAGGCCACCCAGGCCCTGGCGGAACGGGCGGAGCAGGTCTTTGTAATCTTCAACAACAACTACGGCACCCAGGGGGTGGAGGCAGCCCTCGGGCTTAAGCGGCTCCTAGGGCTTGGACCCCCACCTTGGGCAGGGGAAGCGTCTCTTCTTTAG
- the phr gene encoding deoxyribodipyrimidine photo-lyase: protein MYLVWHRADLRLSDHPALLEALQRGPVVGLVVLDSANLETSPRRRAWFLENVRALRTAYRALGGALWVLAGPPWERVPEAARRLRARAVFALRSYTPYGRYRDERVREALPVPLHLLPAPHLIPPDLPRAYRVYTPFSRHFQGAEPPLPPPEGLPRAEEEGEIPQEASEVPLPEPGEKAARARLFAFLEEGLTHYAKRRDRLDGEGGSRLSPYFTLGVLSPREAAWEALKRGGEGARKWVAELLWRDFSYHLLYHFPWMRERALDGRFEALPWNQDEALFQAWLYGKTGVPLVDAAMRELWQTGFLSNRGRMAVAQFAVKYLLLPWRRAEAAFKALLLDGDTPQNLQGWQWAGGLGVDAAPYFRVFNLVEQGRRHDPEGRWLRRWAPKYASYEPQDPVVDLEQSRRRYLALAQGLVRG from the coding sequence ATGTACCTGGTCTGGCACCGCGCCGACCTGCGCCTTTCCGACCATCCCGCCCTGCTGGAAGCCCTGCAGAGGGGGCCCGTGGTGGGCCTGGTGGTCCTGGACTCCGCCAACCTGGAGACCAGCCCCAGGCGGCGGGCCTGGTTTTTGGAAAACGTGCGGGCCCTGCGCACAGCCTACCGGGCCCTGGGCGGGGCCCTTTGGGTCCTGGCCGGCCCCCCCTGGGAGCGGGTGCCCGAGGCGGCCAGGCGGCTTAGGGCCAGGGCGGTCTTCGCCCTGAGGAGCTACACCCCCTACGGCCGCTACCGGGACGAGCGGGTGCGGGAGGCCCTGCCCGTTCCCCTCCATCTTCTCCCTGCCCCTCACCTGATTCCCCCCGACCTCCCCCGGGCCTACCGGGTCTACACCCCCTTCAGCCGCCACTTCCAGGGGGCCGAGCCCCCCCTCCCGCCCCCCGAGGGCCTGCCCCGGGCCGAGGAGGAGGGGGAGATTCCCCAGGAGGCCTCCGAGGTGCCCCTGCCCGAACCCGGGGAGAAGGCGGCCCGGGCCCGGCTTTTCGCCTTCCTGGAAGAAGGGCTTACCCACTACGCAAAGAGGCGGGACCGGCTGGATGGGGAGGGGGGCTCGAGGCTCTCCCCCTACTTCACCCTGGGGGTCCTCTCCCCCCGGGAGGCCGCCTGGGAGGCCCTGAAGCGGGGGGGAGAGGGGGCGAGGAAGTGGGTGGCCGAGCTCCTCTGGCGGGACTTCTCCTACCACCTCCTCTACCACTTTCCCTGGATGCGGGAAAGGGCCCTGGACGGCCGCTTTGAGGCCCTGCCCTGGAACCAGGACGAGGCCCTTTTCCAGGCCTGGCTTTACGGCAAAACCGGGGTGCCCCTGGTGGACGCCGCCATGCGGGAGCTCTGGCAGACGGGCTTTCTCTCCAACCGGGGGCGCATGGCCGTGGCCCAGTTCGCCGTGAAGTACCTCCTCCTGCCCTGGAGGCGGGCCGAGGCCGCCTTCAAGGCCCTCCTCCTGGACGGGGACACCCCCCAGAACCTTCAGGGGTGGCAGTGGGCGGGAGGGCTTGGGGTGGACGCCGCCCCCTACTTCCGGGTCTTCAACCTGGTGGAACAGGGCAGGCGCCACGACCCCGAGGGGAGATGGCTTCGGCGCTGGGCCCCGAAATACGCCTCCTACGAGCCCCAGGACCCCGTGGTGGACCTGGAGCAGAGCAGGCGGCGCTACCTGGCCCTGGCCCAGGGCCTCGTGCGAGGGTAG
- the crtI gene encoding phytoene desaturase family protein, whose product MRAIVIGSGVGGLSAAIRLAAMGLEVLVLEKLDGPGGRARVHRAEGFTFDMGPTVITVPAFLEDLFATRPGDPRLYPDFPQEEGLRHTERYVKLVPLDPFYRIHFPDGTHFDYNDDREHLLAEIRRLAPEDLEGYLRFERDAKAIFQRGFLELGFTHFGSLGDLLRVAPDLLRLDAVRPLFSFVKKYFQNPKMRRVFSFESLLIGGNPLSVPAIYTMIHFVERNWGVHFAMGGTGALVAGLVRKLRELGGEIRYQAPVRRILTQKGRAVGVVLESGERLDADLVVSNADYVHTYGELLSPEDRRWHGDWRLKRTRLSMSLFVAYFGFRARGDEGERLRHHNVLLSERYEGLLQDIFQKKVLPEDFAHYLHLPTLTDPSLAPPGHHAAYTLVPVPHNGSGLDWRELGPRYLEKALGYLDEAGYLPGLMDRLVYAHFITPDYFQWTLNSHLGNAFGPEPVLWQTASFRPHNRSEDVKGLYLVGQSYQPGAGLPSVMMSAKMTARLIAHDLGLERLPRALEEARA is encoded by the coding sequence ATGCGCGCCATCGTCATTGGCAGTGGGGTGGGTGGGCTTTCCGCGGCCATCCGCCTGGCGGCCATGGGCCTGGAGGTCCTGGTCCTGGAAAAGCTGGACGGCCCCGGGGGACGGGCCCGGGTGCACCGGGCCGAGGGCTTCACCTTTGACATGGGGCCCACGGTGATCACCGTCCCGGCCTTCCTGGAGGACCTCTTCGCCACCCGGCCCGGGGACCCCAGGCTCTACCCCGACTTTCCCCAGGAAGAGGGGCTTCGGCACACGGAAAGGTACGTGAAGCTGGTCCCCCTGGACCCCTTCTACCGCATCCACTTCCCCGACGGCACCCACTTTGACTACAACGACGACCGGGAGCACCTCCTGGCGGAGATCCGCCGCCTGGCCCCCGAGGACCTCGAGGGCTACCTGCGCTTCGAGCGGGACGCCAAGGCCATCTTCCAGCGGGGCTTTTTGGAGCTGGGCTTCACCCACTTCGGAAGCCTGGGCGACCTCCTGCGGGTGGCCCCGGACCTCCTGCGCCTGGATGCGGTGCGGCCCCTCTTCTCCTTCGTGAAAAAGTACTTCCAAAACCCCAAGATGCGGCGGGTCTTCTCCTTTGAAAGCCTCCTCATCGGGGGCAATCCCCTCTCGGTCCCCGCCATCTACACCATGATCCACTTCGTGGAGCGCAACTGGGGCGTCCACTTCGCCATGGGGGGAACCGGGGCCCTGGTGGCGGGGCTGGTGCGCAAACTGAGGGAGCTTGGGGGGGAGATCCGCTACCAGGCCCCCGTGCGCCGCATCCTCACCCAGAAGGGACGGGCAGTGGGGGTGGTCCTGGAAAGCGGGGAACGCCTGGACGCCGACCTGGTGGTCTCCAACGCCGACTACGTGCACACCTACGGCGAGCTCCTTTCCCCTGAGGACCGCCGCTGGCACGGGGACTGGCGGCTTAAGCGCACCCGGCTTTCCATGAGCCTCTTCGTGGCCTACTTCGGCTTCCGCGCCCGGGGGGACGAAGGGGAAAGGCTGAGGCACCACAACGTCCTCCTCTCGGAGCGCTACGAGGGCCTCCTCCAGGACATATTCCAGAAAAAGGTCCTTCCGGAAGATTTCGCCCACTACCTGCACCTCCCCACCCTCACCGACCCCTCCCTGGCCCCTCCGGGGCACCACGCGGCCTACACCCTGGTGCCCGTGCCCCACAACGGGAGCGGCCTGGACTGGCGGGAGCTTGGGCCCAGGTACCTGGAGAAGGCCCTCGGCTACCTGGACGAGGCCGGGTACCTGCCCGGGCTCATGGACCGGCTGGTCTACGCCCACTTCATCACCCCCGACTACTTCCAGTGGACCCTCAACAGCCACCTGGGCAACGCCTTTGGCCCCGAGCCCGTCCTCTGGCAGACGGCCAGCTTCCGGCCCCACAACCGCTCGGAGGACGTGAAGGGCCTTTATCTGGTGGGCCAGAGCTACCAGCCGGGGGCAGGCCTGCCCAGCGTGATGATGTCCGCCAAGATGACGGCCCGCCTCATCGCCCACGACCTGGGCCTGGAACGCCTCCCCCGGGCCCTGGAGGAGGCCAGGGCTTGA
- a CDS encoding lycopene cyclase domain-containing protein: protein MTYLEFHLVFLLPPLFLLLLWARPRPPRLWAYLLMPLIALLYTTPWDNYLVWKGVWGYPEGRVLLRLGYVPLEEYLFFLLQPLLTGAFLLRLAHRPPAPGPGLARVVGGGVWLLLAALGVMLLALGGPYLYLGLILAYFAPVFVLQWAFGGDLLWAWRGPFLLGVSLPTLYLWAADFWAITREGIWWIAPEYTLGYGVLGLPLEEMVFFLFTNLAVVQGLLLAWHPEALRRLR from the coding sequence ATGACCTACCTGGAGTTCCACCTGGTCTTCCTCCTGCCCCCCCTCTTCCTCCTCCTCCTCTGGGCCAGGCCCAGGCCCCCCAGGCTCTGGGCCTACCTCCTGATGCCCCTCATCGCCCTCCTCTACACCACCCCCTGGGACAACTACCTGGTGTGGAAGGGGGTCTGGGGCTACCCCGAGGGCCGGGTCCTCCTCCGCCTGGGCTATGTGCCCCTGGAGGAGTACCTCTTCTTCCTCCTGCAACCCCTCCTCACCGGGGCCTTCCTCCTGCGCCTGGCCCATAGGCCCCCGGCCCCGGGACCCGGCCTGGCCCGGGTGGTGGGGGGAGGGGTGTGGCTCCTCCTGGCCGCCCTGGGGGTGATGCTCCTGGCCCTGGGGGGGCCTTACCTCTACCTGGGCCTCATCCTGGCCTACTTCGCCCCGGTCTTCGTCCTGCAGTGGGCCTTCGGCGGCGACCTCCTTTGGGCCTGGCGGGGGCCTTTCCTCCTGGGGGTGAGCCTCCCCACCCTCTACCTTTGGGCCGCGGACTTCTGGGCCATCACCCGGGAGGGCATCTGGTGGATTGCCCCGGAGTACACCCTGGGCTATGGGGTGCTGGGACTACCTCTGGAGGAGATGGTGTTCTTCCTCTTCACCAACCTGGCGGTGGTCCAGGGACTGCTCCTGGCCTGGCATCCCGAGGCCCTGAGGCGCCTGCGATGA
- the mntR gene encoding manganese-dependent transcriptional regulator MntR: MARPPLSEAQEDYLKHLLLLETEGQNPVPTQALSERLGVKPPSVTEMLKKLSALGLVEHAPYRGARLTEAGRRIALEVLRHHRLLEAYLHQALGYGWEEVHQEAERLEHVISEAFEERIAELLGHPPFDPHGDPIPTKDLALPEAPALPLSQAPLGKARVVRALAQDRGTLNLLAKLGLVPGKVLRVVEKGDGVGIEMAGEVLRLPEELAQAVGVEALQERAP, encoded by the coding sequence ATGGCCCGTCCCCCTCTCTCCGAGGCCCAGGAGGACTACCTCAAACACCTCCTCCTCCTGGAAACCGAGGGGCAAAACCCCGTCCCCACCCAGGCCCTTTCCGAGCGGCTAGGGGTGAAACCCCCTTCGGTAACGGAGATGCTCAAAAAGCTCTCCGCCCTAGGCCTGGTGGAGCACGCCCCCTACCGGGGGGCCCGGCTCACCGAGGCCGGCCGCCGCATCGCCCTGGAGGTCCTGAGGCACCACCGGCTCCTCGAGGCCTACCTGCACCAGGCCCTCGGCTACGGTTGGGAAGAGGTCCACCAGGAGGCGGAACGGCTAGAGCACGTGATCAGCGAGGCCTTTGAGGAAAGGATCGCCGAGTTGTTAGGCCACCCTCCCTTTGACCCCCACGGGGACCCCATCCCCACCAAGGACCTGGCCCTGCCGGAAGCCCCAGCCCTCCCCCTCTCCCAGGCCCCCTTGGGGAAGGCCCGGGTGGTGCGGGCCCTGGCCCAGGACCGGGGCACCCTCAACCTCCTGGCCAAGCTGGGCCTGGTTCCTGGAAAGGTCCTTAGGGTGGTGGAGAAAGGTGACGGGGTGGGCATCGAAATGGCAGGGGAGGTATTGCGCCTTCCCGAGGAGCTGGCCCAGGCCGTTGGGGTAGAGGCCCTTCAAGAAAGGGCCCCGTAA